ATGAGAGGCCGCCAGCCGCACCATTTGGCGGGCAGCCACAACGCTGGTCAGGATATCGGACAATTTGAACTGCAGCGCCTGAAACTGATCCAGCGGCTTGCCGAACTGGCGGCGCTCCTGCATATACTGACGGGCCGCATCATAAGCGCCTTGGGCGGCGCCTACCGAGCAGCAGGCGATATTGATGCGCCCACCGTCCAGGCCCTTCATGGCCAGTTTGAAGCCCTCGCCTTCCTGGCCCAGCAGGGCCGAGGCAGGAACGCGCACGCGCTCAAAGGTAATGCCGCGCGTGGACTGACTGTTCCAGCCCATTTTCAGTTCTTTGCGACCATAGGTAATACCCGCCGCATCCGCAGGAACCACAAAAGCCGAAATGCCTTTGGGACCGTCGCCTCCGGTACGGGCCATCACCACCAGCACATCGGTATCGCCCGCTCCGGAAATAAAGGCCTTGCTGCCACTGATCAGATAGTCATTGCCGTCACGCTCGGCACGGGTACGCAGCGACGCCGCATCCGAACCCGAACCAGGCTCTGTCAAGCAATATGAGCCCAGTTTCTGTCCGCTGCTGAGCAGTTCGCCCCATTGGGACTTGACCTCATCCGTGCCCCAGGTGCCAACCATCCAGGTCACCATATTGTGGATCGTCAGAAATGCCGTGGTCGAGGGATCAACCGCCGCCATTTCCTCAAACACCAGGCTGGACTCCAGACGCCCCAGCCCCAGGCCGCCGATGGACTCCGGAGCATACAAGCCGCAAAAACCCAATTCACCCGCTTTACGGAAGGCCTCGATCGGGAAAATCTGTTCCTCGTCCCAATGCGCCGCATGGGGTGCCAGCTCACCTTGCGCAAACTCGCGAGCCGCTTGCGCAAACGCGTTCTGATCGTCTGTCAGTATCATGTCCGTCTCCTTATTTTTACCCACCATAATGCGAGCTGCCCCCTTTAGTTGTCGTGCTGATGACAATCAGCCGTTTCATAGGGGGCAGTGCAAGGCAGGAGGCGACAGTCTAGCCGAAAGTAGCGGCCTGACGCGCAGGCGCAGAAGAACTAGGCGCGGACGGGCTTGCGGCGGGGTCGGGCAGCAGCGCGAGCCGCCAGCTTGTGCGCATAGCGACGGCGGCGGGAGTCCATGGGGTCAAAGACCAGTTCACGGTAGATCTCAACGCGATCCTGATCACGCAACACCTGATCGAGCTGACAGCGCTGGCCATAGACGCCGACCTTCAAGCCCTCCAGGCCCGACGCCTCATCCAGGGGCGGCAAGCCACATTCACGCAATCCTTGCGCAATACCGGCCTGTAGCAAAGCGTCACGCACACAACTGCCAGCCGGCAGGCGCAAGGCGGCTTTCCAGACCTGGGCCTGGGTTGCCACCACAACGCTAACGGATAATTCAGTCACCGTACACCTCTTGTGCGCGACGGGTGAAGGAGTCGATGAAACTGTTGGCAACACGGTTGAAAATGGGACCGACCACCATCTCCAGGGCGCGACTTGAAAATTCGTACTCCATGGTGAACACGATCTTGCACCCGTCTTCCCCCAAGGGCGTAAACTGCCAGTCCCCCGTCAGGGCAGAAAACGGCCCTTTGACCAGGCGCAGCACAATGCGGTTAGGATAGTCGTGTTCGTTACGGGTGGTGAAGGTCTGGCGAATACCCGCGATGCTGATGGTGACTGAGGCTTCCATCCCCTTTTCGTCGCGCTGGCTGACACTGGCGCCACCACACCAAGGCATGAACTCAGGGTATTTTTCCACCTCTGCAACCAGGTCAAACATCTGTTCGCAGCTATAAGGAAGAAGGACGGAGCGTTTTACTGTATGCATCAGGTCTGGTTAATAGATAGAATGTTCTGATTTTACAATCTATGGTTGGCAATTAATTCATGAGTATTGTTGATAATCGCAAGGCTACCCACGAATACTTTATCGAAGAGCGCTTTGAGGCCGGTCTGGTCCTGGAAGGCTGGGAGGTCAAGGCGATCCGGGCTGGGCATGTCCAGCTCAAAGAAAGCTATGTCATCGTGCGCGAGGGCGAGTTGTTTATTTTGGGCATGCACGTCAGTGCCTTGCCCACCGCCTCAACCCATATCCGGCCCGACGCGACTCGTACCCGTAAACTGCTACTCAAAGCCGAGGAGATCAGTAAACTGATCGGCAAGGTTGAGCAGCGCGGTTACGCCCTGGTTCCCCTGAACCTCCACTACAAGAAAGGTCGTATCAAGCTGGACTTCGGTCTGGGGCGCGGTAAAAAACTGCACGATAAACGTGATGTCTCCCGCGACAAAGACTGGAAGCGCGAACAAGAACGCTTGATGAAACACGACACCCGCCGTAAGACAAATGAATAAAACGGGCTGAAAAGCCCGTTTTGTTCTAAATCTCAATGTAATTTAACACGAGGGGCGGCCCGTTTGCTGAGCAAGCGGCCCAAAGCCAGGGTTGCGGTACGTGCAAACCCCAAAATCGCCATGTAATGCATCAGGTGCAGGCTCATGTACATGATGCGCGCCAGCAGCCCTTCCACAAACCAGCTTTTGCCGGACAGCACCCCCATCAGGCTGCCGACACCGCGACTGTGGCCCACCGATACCAGCGAACCATAATCCTTGTAAACAAAGGGCGCTTCATCAACCGGCCTGCCCTGAATGCGTGCCGCCAGCCGTTTGCGCAAATAGCTGGCCTGCTGGTGAGCGACCTGGGCACGGGCAGGCAAAAACTGACCCTCTTTGTCCCATGGCACCTGTGCGCAGTCTCCCAAGGCCCAGATGTAAGGGTCCGGCGTGGCCAGGCAGGCATCGAGCACCAGTTGATTGATTCGGTTAACGGGCAGACCGAACTGCGCCAAAAAGGCGGGGGCTTCAATTCCAGCCGCCCAGACGCAGAGATCATTGGGATATTGCCCCCCTTGCGCGTCCTCAATGTAATCAGCGGCCACTCGGCTGACCCTGACCGAGGTACGCACGGCCACGCCACGCTGCGCCAGCAAACTTTGCGCGGTGGCAGACAGTTTGGGCGGCAAGGCTGAAAGAATACGATCGGCACCTTCCAACAGGGTAATGCACACCTCGCGGTCAGAACTGCTGCCTGGAATACTGTAAATACTCAAATCCGCACGAGCCTCGAGCAGCTCAGCGGCCAGTTCCACCCCGGTTGCCCCGCCCCCCACAATATTGATATAGAGTGGCGCCCCCGGTTCTCGCTGCGCGCGACGGGTCACACTGATCAGTTCATTGAGCAACTTCAAACGAAAACGCTCGGCCTGATGTGTCGAGTCCAGCGCCAGCGCATGCTCATGGGTGCCCGGCGTATTGAAAAAATTCGATTTGCTACCCACAGCCATCACCAAGGTGCCGTAGCTCAGCCTACGCTCGGGAAAGACCTCGTCATGATCGGGCCCCAGAACCGGGGCCAGCGTGATCGTGCGTCGGGCACGGTCTATGCCGGTCATCTCACCTTGAATAAAGGTAAAGCCACAATCGCGCGCCAGCATGAAATACGACAGGCCCTCGCGATGAATATCCAAGGTGCCCGCAGCAACCTCATGCAAGGACGGCTTCCAGATATGGTCGCTGTCTTTATCGACCAAAAAGATATGCTGGCGCCCGAACTGACGCCCCAGCTTGGCGGCCAGCTCCAGCCCACCTGCCCCACCCCCAACGATTACCACTTGATACGGCTGCGTAGTAGACATCCAAAACTCCTTGGGACTTACCTCAAGCAAAGAGAGTATCAGAACCGTCGCCTTATACTTTAAATCAAAACAGATAAGGACTATAGCGATACGCAAACACGATCTGGGTCACTCAGCCAGACGAGCTTGTGGACCGCCAAGGACCCGTGCTGTTTTTAGAGGCCTGAATGGGTAGCAGATCAAAGACTGACGCAAAGAAATACGTCTTTGCGTGGTGCATGGCGTAAAATCGGGACGTTAGTCTTGCCTTCCCTTAACGATCGAAATAGGGCAGCAGCACAACAGCCATTGATACGGTATGATGCTGACTTTGTCCTGTTCACTTCCTTTCTGCCTGCCACTATGCATGACGATGTTCCCCGAAAATCCCAACGTGCGACTCGAAAGGGGCGCGAACGCCGCGACAAAATCCTGGAAGTCGCTTCCGAGGTTTTTCGTGAGAATGGTTTTGAGGCTACGTCCATGTCCCAAATCGCCGCATTGGCAGGCGGTTCCAAGGGCACGCTCTACAATTACTTCCCCTCCAAAGAAGACCTCTTGCTGGCTGTCCTGCTGACGGGAGCCCAGAGATTTACCGAGCAGGTCCTGACCAAGCTGGACTATGAAGGTGATATTCGCGAGGAGTTGCGGCGTTTCCTGCTTCCCATGTTGAGCAACCTGTACTCGAAGCAAACGGCTCAACTGCTACGTATTGTGGTTTCGGTAGGTGGCCATAGCGATATTGGCAAGCGCTTCATGGACATGCTGGACGACCAGATCTGGGATGGTGTGAAGCGTTTTTTTGCCCGCCACATCGAGCGCGGCACCCTGCGCAAGCTGGACCCGACCTTAATGGTGGAACACTTTCGCTGCCTGAGTGAAAGCGAGATTGTGCTGCTGCTCATGGGAGCCATGGAGCCCTGGAGCGAAGAACGCATTCAAAACGAAACCGAACACATTCTGGATATGTTCCTACACGTTTATCAGCTTGACCCAGCCAGTTAAGACACTGGCTTCCTGGAAACCTACCCGACTACGCTGCGCCGCCCGCAGCGTCTTTGCGCCGCCAACCCGGCACACGCACCCCACACACCGAGCCCGCCCTCTGCGCGAAGGCAGCCTAGCAAAGGGGCTTACACCCCTCCTTCCCTCTACCCTGTCCGATCGATAAGGAACTGCCCCTCCTAGGCCTGACCGTGTCCGTGTTCGCGAACGGTGCGTTGAAAAACCGTAGCGGCCTACAGAGACGTTTCGCAATATCGAAGGAGCGGCTAAGGCAAAAGCAAAGTCACTCACAGGGATTGAACCGCCAGCAAGATAACCCTGCCCCCAGATGCAACAACACCCCGGCCTGCCTATTGCACACCGGGGTGTTGTTGTGGCGCTTAGTCACTGGCTTCCGCCAGCACCCTGCCAGGCAGACGCTGGCAGGAATCAGGACTTAAGCCTTGGCCAGACGCTGCCAGGTGTCCACAACCGTGTCAGGGTTCAGCGACAGCGAAATAATGCCCTCTTCGCTCAGCCACTTGGCCAGATCAGGATGGTCGCTGGGGCCTTGGCCGCAAATACCAACGTATTTGTTCTGGGCCAGACATGCCTTGATGGCACGGCTCAGCATGAACTTCACCGCCTCGTCGCGCTCGTCGAAGTCGGCAGCCAGCAGTTCCATACCGGAGTCGCGATCCAGACCCAAAGTCAACTGAGTCATATCGTTGGAACCGATGGAGAATCCGTCAAAGTATTGCAGGAACTTGTCGGCCAAAATGGCGTTGGAAGGTACTTCGCACATCATGATCAGGCGCAGGCCGTTTTCGCCACGAGCCAGACCGTGGGAAGCCAGCAGATCAACCACACGCTCTGCCTGACCCAGGGTACGCACAAATGGCACCATGATCTCGACGTTGGTCAGACCCATTTCGTCACGCACTTTCTTCAGGGCTTCGCATTCCATCTTGAAGCATTCTGCGAAGTCTTCGGACAGGTAGCGAGCCACACCGCGGAAGCCCAGCATGGGATTCTCTTCCTCGGGCTCGTAGCGCGAACCACCCACCAGCTTGCGGTATTCGTTGGACTTGAAGTCCGACAAACGCACAATGACGGGCTTGGGGTAGAAGGAAGCGGCCAGGGTCGCGATACCTTCAGCCAGTTTCTCCACGAAGAAAGCACGTGGGCTGGCGTAGCCACGAGCAGCCGATTCCACCGCCTTTTTCAGGTCGCTATCCACATTGGGATAGTCCAGAACCGCCTTGGGGTGAATGGCGATGTTGTTGTTGATGATGAATTCCAGACGAGCCAGACCCACACCATCGTTGGGGATTTGCGAGAAGTCGAAAGCCAGTTGTGGGTTACCCACGTTCATCATGATTTTCAGACCGATCTCGGGCATCTGGCCCCAGCTGACTTCTTCGATCTCGGTTTCCAGCAGACCGTCGTAAATACGGCCTTCGTCGCCTTCCGCACACGACACCGTCACTTCCTGACCTTCTTTCAGCACGTCGGTGGCGTTGTTGCAACCGACCACGGCGGGGATGCCCAGTTCGCGAGCAATAATCGCAGCGTGGCAGGTACGGCCGCCACGGTTGGTGACAATAGCCGACGCCAGCTTCATGATGGGTTCCCAGTTGGGGTCCGTCATGTCAGTCACCAGCACGTCGCCGGGTTTGACCAGATCCATCTCGGAGGCGTCAGCCACGATGCGGACTTTACCCGAGCCGATCTTCTGGCCAATGGCGCGGCCAGTGACCAGCACCTCGCCCGTGGCTTTCAGGCGGTAACGCTCTTGCACATCGTTGCTGCCTTGCTGGGACTTCACAGTCTCGGGACGGGCTTGCAGGATGTAGATCTTGCCATCGATGCCATCACGGCCCCACTCAATGTCCATAGGACGCTGGTAGTGTTTTTCAATGATGGTGGCGTAACGGGCCAGTTCGATCACTTCTTCGTCGCTCAGGGAGTAACGATTGCGCTCGGACACAGGTACGTCCACGGTACGCACAGCGTGATCGGTGGTACGACTTTCGTCAAATTCCATCTTGATCAGCTTGGAGCCGATACGGCGGCTGATGATGGGGTAGTGACCGGAAGCCAGGGTTGGCTTGTACACGTAGAACTCGTCCGGATTGACCGAACCTTGAACCACGGTTTCGCCCAGACCATAGGAGGAGGTCAGGAAAACGACGTCCTTGAAGCCCGATTCGGTGTCCAGGGTGAACATCACACCGGCGCTGCCCTTGTCCGAGCGCACCATACGCTGAATACCCGCGGACAGCGCTACTTCAGCGTGAGCGTAGCCCTTGTGGACACGGTAGGAAATAGCGCGGTCGTTGTACAGGGAAGCAAACACGTGATGAATCTTGCTCAACACCTCGTCGATGCCCACCACGTTCAGGTAGGTTTCCTGCTGACCGGCAAAGGAAGCATCAGGCAAGTCTTCGGCGGTGGCGGACGAACGCACGGCAAAGGAACCCTTGCCGTCAGCGTCCAGCTCGGCAAACGCCTCACGTACGGCTTTTTCAAACTCGGCCGGGAACGGCGTGTCGATGATCCACTGACGGATTTCGGCACCGGCCGCAGCCAGTTCACGAACGTCGTCGGCATCCAAAGCGTCCAGACGCTGCTGAATGCGCTTGTCCAGATCGTTGTTTTTCAGGAAAACGCGGAATGCTTCGGCTGTGGTGGCAAAACCACCTGGCACGCGCACACCGGCATCGGCCAGTTGGCTGATCATTTCACCCAGCGAGGCGTTTTTACCGCCTACTGTGTCGACGTCCGTCATGCGGAGCTTGTCGAAACCAATTACGTAAGACATAAGTCACCTTGAATAGAAAAAAAAGCGTGTTTGCTTAAGACAGGGACCGTCACAGCGGTGTCTGTGCAATCTGTCTTAAGCAAACCTGCCTTTCCATACCCCGATTCGACCGGTAAATGGTAATCTTGCAAATTGTACCGTTTCCCGAGCTTTGTGCACGACTTATTCCATGTCTTCTTCTCCTATTGAGCGTACCGTCTTTGTCGTTTCCGACAGCACGGGCATTACCGCCGAAACTTTCAGCAACTCCGTCCTGTCGCAATTCGCTCAATTCGAATTTCAGGCCGTCCGGATTCCCTTCATCGACACCATCGAGAAAGCCCAGTCTGTCGCAGACCGCATCAATCAGTGTGCCCAGGACCAGGGTCAGCAGCCCCTGGTGTTCAGCACCTTGGTCGACCCCAAGATGGCCCACATCATTGGCGCGGCCAACTGCACTTTCCTGGATTTGTTTGGTGCCTTTGTACGACACATTGAGCGTGCTCTGGGCGTGAAATCCAGCCGTTCCGTAGGCCGTTCGCACTCGGGCGGCATGTCCAAGCGCTATAACAGCCGCATTGAAGCCATCAACTTCAGCCTGGCCCACGACGATGGCCAGTATGTGAATGGCCTGGAACAAGCCGATGTGATTCTGGTGGGCGTGTCACGCTGCGGCAAAACCCCGACCAGCTTGTACTTGGCCATGCAGTACGCTGTCAAGGCCGCCAATTACCCGCTGATTCCGGAAGACTTTCAGCGCGGCACCCTGCCAGCCACCCTGGCCCCCTACCGAAAAAAGATCTTTGGTTTATCCATTCATCCGGACCGCCTGTCCGAAGTGCGCAATGAACGTCGTCCCGACAGCAAGTACGCCTCGATTGAGCAGTGCCGCATGGAAGTCGCCGAGGCAGAACGCCTGATGCGCATGGAAGGCATCCCCTGGTTGTCGACCACGACCAAATCGATTGAGGAAATCTCCACCAAGATTCTGGATGATGTCGGTTTGGACCGCCGTTCTTACTGAAGTCGACGCCAGCGTTTGCCCGCAGTGCAACAAAGCGGAGCGGCAATGAGCGTAAGGCCTGAGTCGGTGTTTCACCGAACTCGGGCTTTTTTTATTTAACCCTTCTCCGGCCCACGTATCCCGCAGCACCAGCCGTATGTACGGCAGAATGTACCTCCCTGATCTGCCTTCGCCCCGGCTCTCAGGCGCGAGCATGCCCATCACGCTGGACGGCAGAGTCATCACCGCTTGTTTAGCCCCTCAAGACACGCCGCACGCGACATCGTCAAGGTCGTGGAGAGGGGGATTGCAAGGCTGTCTGTCCGACCCGTGCCACGACAAATTCAGCCCACGTCTTGCCCAGGCCACGCAAGGAGCATGCCGCTGCCACCCACCCACAGCAGCGCTATTACTTTCTATGCTGGCGACGCTGTTCGTACAAACACAGCGCCGTGGCAATGGCCACATTCAGGGACTCCACCCCGGGCGCCTGGGGGATGAACAAACGCTGGCTGGCTTTAGCCAGCAAAGCAGGACTGACGCCCTGCCCCTCGTTGCCAAACACCCATATTGCGTGTGCAGGCAAGGCAGATTCATACAGGTCTTGAGTGTCAGGCCCCAGAGAGGTCACCAAAACCGGCAAGCCGGCTTTCTCAAGCAGTTCCAGGCCCTCGACCTGCTCATGAATCTGAATAGAAAAATGCGCGCCTTGTGCGCTACGCAGCACCTTCTGGGACCAGACACTGGCGCAGCCCGGCGTCAAGTAGACCGCCTCCATGCCCACCGCCACGGCGGTTCGCAGTACGGTGCCCACATTGCCGGGGTCCTGCACCTGATCGAGCAAGACTGCACTTCCAGCAGGCGCTGTCCACGCCTGCCCGCGCGGCACACGCACAATAAAGCCGACGCCTTGCCCCTGGCCTACCTGGGACACCGCATTCATCAGCGTGGCATTGAACGTCACACTGAGATGACCCGGTAAAAAACGAGCCAGTTCCAACAGCTCGTCCGAATGGCGATCCATTTCAAACACCGCCAGTTCCGGCAAGCCACGGCGCTCCAGCCACATCTGGCAGAGATGGATGCCTTCCAACCAAATCAGCTGATCGCCCCCATCCAGCTCGCGTTTGTCGTGAGCCAGGCGCTGCACTCGTTTGAAAAGCGCATTATCTTTGGATTCAATCAGCCTCATTTTCTTCAACTTACCTAACTAGAGATGCGCGTACCGGCGCGAAACTTCGACGATGCTCGGGACACGGCCCGTGCTGGGACAAACGTTGCAGATGAAAGGCCGTCCCATAGCCTTTGTGCTGGTCAAAACCGTATTCGGGATAGTCTCGGTGCAATTCCAGACAGACTGCATCCCGCGCTGTTTTCGCCAAAATTGATGCAGCCGCAATGGCAGCATGGCTGGCGTCACCTTTGATGATGGCTTCTGCCGGGCAACACAGGCCAGTGGGAATGCGATTGCCGTCCACCAAGGCCTGTTCGGGTTTGACACTCAGGCCATTGCAGGCTCGCTGCATCGCCAACATGGCCGCGTGCAAGATATTGATGTCGTCAATTTCCGCCACACTAGCGCTGGCAATTTCCCAGGCCAACGCCCTTTCCTTGATCAACACCGCCAAGGCTTCACGCCGTTTGGCGGTCAGCTTTTTGGAATCATTCAGGCCTTCAATGGGATTGCTCGGGTCCAGAATCACGGCAGCGGCAAAGACGGGACCTGCCAGAGGGCCACGCCCTGCCTCATCCAGCCCCGCCACCAAACCCGCCGAGGCATTACTGACTAATAAATCCAGCTGCTTCATGCACGCGCCATATTCACAATGACCTCGGCCGCCAACGCGGGCGTATCCCGACGCAAGGTCAAATGCATTTCGGTAAAGACTTGCTCGATATGTGCCACATAGCTCTGATCGCTCAAGGCTTTCCAGCACTCTTGCGCCAGCTTCCTGGGCTCGGCGTCTTCTTGCAGCAGTTCAGGTACGACAAAATCCCGAGCCAGCACATTAGGCAAACCCACCCAAGGCACATAAGGCCGGTCCTGACCAGACTTCCACCGTATGATGCGCTCCATCATGGGGCTGAGCACATATGAAATAACCATAGGCCGCTTGTACAAGGCGGTTTCCAGACTGGCAGTACCACTGGCCACCAGCACAGCGTCACTGGCTTCCATCACCGTCCAGGCGGGTGGACGAACCACGCCTTCCGAATCAGGCTGACGAATACCGGCTGTATTGGCATCAATAATGTGCAAGTTACGGACGGGGTGTTGGGCCAGTGCTTCCTCAAATTCCTGACGGCGCTTAGGATTGACCATGGGCACCAGAATCATCAAATCCGGCTCCTGGTCCTGCAAGATCTGCACCGCCTGCAAAAAACGGGGTGACAGCATCTTGACCTCGGAAGACCGGCTGCCAGGCAAGACGCCCAATATACGCCCTGTCTCGGGCAAGCCCAGCCGCCGACGCGCGTCGGCCTTGTCCGGCTGCAAGGGAATATTCGCCGCCAGGGGGTGACCCACATAGGTCACGGGAATGCCTTCCTTCTCGTAGATCTCGGTCTCGAAAGGAAACAGCACCAACATGTGAGACACGGCTTCGCGGATTTTATGGATGCGCTCATAGCGCCAGGCCCAGATGGAGGGCCCCACAAAATGCACCGTTGGAACCCCGGCCTGACGCAGACGATGTTCCAGACGCAAGTTGAAGTCGGGGGCATCGATGCCTACAAACACATCAGGGCGTTGCCGCAACCACTGATTGCGCATGCCCAGGTAGGTAGAAACCAGCCCGGGAATGCGTTTCAGCGCCTCGACATAACCGAATACCGTCAAGGCATCCATGGGATAAAACTGATGAAATTGCTGCGCCGCCATTTCGGGTCCGCCTATGCCCTCTACCCGCAAGTCGGGATGGCCTTGGCGCAAGCCTTGAATGATACGAGCCGCCAGCAAATCGCCAGAGGGCTCACCCGCCACCATCCCAATGCGCAAATCCTGCTTGACCCCTGTCTGCCCCGACCCGCCTGAACGTGCCGCTACTGGGCTGGAGGCGCTGCTCATGGTCGGCAAATACCCCGACTGGAATCGTTCAGAAAATCGATCATGACCTGAACCGCTGCCCGGCAGTCGGGCTGCGCCTGCTGCAAGGCCTGCATCTGCTCAACGGCCTGCTCGACGGTCAATTTACGACGGTACAGCAGCTTGTAGCTTTCCTTGACCGCCGAAATAGCGTCGGCAGAAAAGTGACGACGACCCAGGCCTTCGCTATTGACACCGACTGGACGGAATGGATCACCTGCACCGATCACGTAAGGAGGAATGTCCTGACGGACCGAGCTGGTGCCACCAATCATGCTGTGCGCACCGATGCGACCGAACTGATGCACGGCGGTCAAGCCGCCCAGAATGGCCCAGTCGCCAATATGCACATGGCCGCCCAACTGAACACTATTGGCAATAATCGTATGACTGCCGATCTGGCAATCGTGCGCAATATGGGTGTAGGCCATGATCCAGTTGTCGTTGCCAACACGGGTCACTCCCACATCCTGCACCGTGCCGGTGTTAATGGTGACGTATTCACGAACCATATTGCCATCGCCGATTTCCAGACGAGTGGGTTCCCCGGCGTACTTCTTGTCCTGCGGCATGCCCCCGATGGAGCAGAAACGGTAGAAATGGTTGTTGCGACCGATCGTGGTCACGCCATCTATCACGCAGTGCGGGCCTACTTTGGTGCCCGCCCCTATCGTGACATTGGGCCCAATGATGCTGTAGGGCCCGACCTCGACATCATCGGCAAGCTGAGCGCCCGCTTCGATAATGGCCGTTTCATGAATACGCATAAACTATTCTTCCAATTGTCGGATAGCACACATGATTTTGGCTTCGGCGACCACTTGGCCGTCCACCAATGCGCGACCCGTGTACTTGCACAACGCGCGGCTGATGCGGTCAGCCGTCACTTCCAGGCGCAGTTGATCGCCCGGCATCACGGGTTTGCGAAAACGCGCACCATCCACGCCGACCAGATAGTAAGCCAGCTTGTTGTCCACTTTCGCGTACGGATCTTCAGGATCAGTAAACGAGAACAAGGCGGCGGCCTGGGCCATGGCTTCAATGATCAAGACCCCAGGCATAACCGGCATGTGCGGAAAGTGGCCAGTAAAAAAGGGTTCATTCATCGACACGTTCTTGATGGCGACGATGCTCTTGCCAGGCACCAGTTCCAAAACGCGATCCACCAGCAACATCGGGTAACGATGAGGAAGGCGATCCATAATTTGTCGAATGTCGAGTTCCATGTCCTGTCCTGCTTAATTTTTATTGATATGTTCAGATGATTCATTTGCTCCATCCGCCTGCTGCCGTTCCAAGGAACGCAGGCGACGGCGCAAACCGCTCAATTGCCCCAGCACGGCAGCATTTTTCTGCCAGTCCTGATGCCCCGCAAAGGGATAAACTCCGGTGTAACGTCCGGGCTGGCTGATGCTGGAAGTAACGGCGGTACCGCCCGAGATGTGCACATCATCACCCAAGACCAGATGCCCGGACAGCATGGCCGCCCCGGCAATCGTGCACCGCGCCCCGATCCGGGTTGAGCCGGCCACCCCCACACAGGCCGCCATGGCCGTATGTTCACCGACCTGCACGTTGTGCCCGATCATGATCTGATTGTCCAGCTTGACCCCATTGGCCAGCACCGTATCGTCCAACGCTCCTCGGTCCACCGTGGTGTTGGCTCCGATTTCAACATCGTCACCAATCCGCACGTGACCGATCTGCGCAATCTTGGCCCAGGCGCCCTGACCCTTGACGGGGTCCGGAGCAAAACCAAAGCCGTCTGCACCAAGCACCACACCCGAATGCAAAATGGCGCGATCACCAATATGCACCTCGTGATACAGGGTCACGCGCGCATGCAGCAAACAGTCCTGCCCCAAGGTAGAGCCTGCGCCGATCACGCAATGCGCACCCAAGCGGGTGCCCCGTCCGATCTTGACGCCTGCCTCCACCACACAAAATGGACC
This genomic interval from Alcaligenes ammonioxydans contains the following:
- the fabZ gene encoding 3-hydroxyacyl-ACP dehydratase FabZ → MELDIRQIMDRLPHRYPMLLVDRVLELVPGKSIVAIKNVSMNEPFFTGHFPHMPVMPGVLIIEAMAQAAALFSFTDPEDPYAKVDNKLAYYLVGVDGARFRKPVMPGDQLRLEVTADRISRALCKYTGRALVDGQVVAEAKIMCAIRQLEE
- the lpxD gene encoding UDP-3-O-(3-hydroxymyristoyl)glucosamine N-acyltransferase, with protein sequence MPVLLNVDQAVQLSELIDAINKTGLDCKLPEGVKEPMPRIRGLGSLLSAGPEEISFLSNPKMQDLLQQTAAAVVILTPQVYEGLDVEPSFIPVLCSQPYLMYALLAQRFDQVRMAQLPTGIHPSAVIDPSAALGDGVSIGPFCVVEAGVKIGRGTRLGAHCVIGAGSTLGQDCLLHARVTLYHEVHIGDRAILHSGVVLGADGFGFAPDPVKGQGAWAKIAQIGHVRIGDDVEIGANTTVDRGALDDTVLANGVKLDNQIMIGHNVQVGEHTAMAACVGVAGSTRIGARCTIAGAAMLSGHLVLGDDVHISGGTAVTSSISQPGRYTGVYPFAGHQDWQKNAAVLGQLSGLRRRLRSLERQQADGANESSEHINKN